The genomic region aataaaaagatgtttattttttttaattttttttttctgttgggATGTTATgagaataataaaaacaaaaagaaacaaaaagatgtTTATCTAtccatataaaaataatataaaaaataaaagtaataaaaaagaGTTAGTGAGGTAATAAATGTCAACAAAGTAGAgtctatttaaattttaaagagaaaacaattgttaaaaaatgtaaaatcagGAAAAAAAACACCTCGCCATGTGTCTTGTTCATCTTCTACCTTGGGCACGGCTTtgggttttaaaataaataaataaataaatacaaagcaaacaattgaaaaaaacaaaaaaacacctGGACGCCCTGAGGCGCTCATTCACCATCTAGGAACGCTCCGGCGATGCCTTACGCCGACTCCTGGAAAACAGATGCGGCAAACCACCCCCTCGCCTTTGAGGCCGACTAGGAGCGCCCTAGGATAAGTCTTTTAAAACATTAAGGCACAACCAAAACCCTACTCTGTAATTTTTTGAGCCTCTTCCGCCCATGCTCCCACACAAAGCAAGCATGAGGCCATTTGTACGCAATAAGGAAGAGGATGTTCTCCCCTTTTCTCTCCCGTCCTACTTGAACAGTTACGATTAAGTCACATCGtcttatattaaattttttgtagagacaataatacaaaaaccaaaatgtGAGACAAGGAGAGGAAAAGAAATAGAAATAAGAGGGAAGAAATAGAAATAAGTTGAAAAAATTTATCACCTCCATATCGTTGAGAGAAATTTAGattattaagaaaaatactggtaacaatatattacttgaaaaatttatatatttttagtgCCTTACTACgctaaattataaaatttaagaaAGGAGGAAGAGTTTGAACCGAGACGAAGTAGGCTGACCAGAAAGCCCCAACCACCAGAGCaatccgaccaaaattgcacagagaaagaagagaaaatatacgAGAGAAGATTACCAAACTCATGCAGAATGTGTATTATAGAAATCTAGCTATTAAGGTGATGttcaataacaaaaaaaatgttgataTGAACAGCAGAGGCTTGACAATTCCAATTCATAAAATTTTACAAACATGAACTGGAAACAAAAAGCTTGCTAATAAAAtatcagaaaacaaaaattgaaaaatctccCTTCGCTCTCCCCTTCCCTCATGTGCTTACAACCCGGCACTCGGGAACCCTTTTATGTAGCATGGACGTTCCTTTGAATGTCACCATTTGGTAGCAGGTTCTTCGGTAGGTGGTGAGCTGCAGCACGAGGGACGCAACCATGAGTACCGGGGCACAAGAAAAGGTACGACTAGAATTGAGGCATCAATTAGACACATTTAAACATACCTGCTCCGGCTTCATTTTTGTAAAACCAAATTTATCGGTCCATATGGATTCTGCTTCTTCCGCAGCCGGCAGCACAATACTTTTCACATTCAAGAAAGCTAGCAGCTTTTCAATGCAGGAGAACAATAGTTGGAAGTAGCCCTGTGAAGTTAGGTGATTAAAGTTAAACCATATCAAATTGAAAACTGCAGTCATCCCATTGTGGGTGGCATAATGAAAACTACCAATAATTAAATATTGTATCACAAAACCgccaaggaaaaaagaaaagcagggcaaaaaaaataaacataatcaTCTAAGAAAAATACAACTTTATATTCATATAGTCCCACCTTGCCATGGTTACCATTACTAGTGGCAACCAAAGGAAGTTCAGCAACTTCATGACCAAAAACACGTATAATTCCAGCTGATACCACAGTCGAGCTGCAAGACCAGTCAAGTTCTATCAATTATACTACACGGAAGCAAGTCCACGACCAGAAATCAAAAGAATTCTTACTTGACCATCAGTATTGCACAGTACATATTCCCAAATTCTTGGCTCCTAACATTCCTtctgagagagagaagaaagtaaTGTTAGAAAAGATAGACATGTAAGACTGTCAAAAATAAACCAACTACAGCATAAGGTATAACATATCCTTATGCTTACCCATAAACCATGGCGGGAATAAGGTCTCGCCCAGATTCTGCATCAACTATAGGATCAAAACAATCCTGAGACACAAATATCGGAGAATTTCAATTAGTCATGATGATTGCCCCACTCGTCTGTAACAAATGCCTCAATATGCTTCTTTAATGCAAGAaatgataaataataaaaaaataaccctAGTGCATAAAAGCATAGTGCACTGTAAAATTCCTGCCTATCAAAATAAACATTTCAGTCATACAGAAgggggaaaaagaaaatcaccgtaacaaacaaacaccaactGCATTAAGTGGGTCCTAAAGAAGTCATCTTGTTCAAGGGGATTGTGCTGTCTATGTGcaattgtaatttcacataGATTACCCTAGTGCATAaaacccgataatgacccgattagttatcgtgttgacctgaaacccgttattttcgtgtcgtgttaacgggtcatgtaagaaattgccagATCTAATCTTCAGCATTGCAAAGGCCCCCTAGGGCTATTCACTATTGAATCCACCCAGTGAATAGTAAATGTCCTTAATGAACAATAACTccattttgcatctccacctctAAAACTGAATAatcctggcaataggcaataaaatattagtattttttattttataaaataatacaaaataattttatttgtaatttcagataaAGCACCGAGAGCATCACAATAATTCCTTACCAGTTCTTCACATCGTGAACTTGGAACTTGTATATTTGGACTCCTGGCAACTTTAGGAACATAACTGGGTCCTTGCATGCACCATCGGTACACTGGGAAGTGCAATGATCCTAGACCCGAGAGCTTGAAGCTCTAGTTTGTAGTTTCAGGTGAGATTTCCTTGTTCCTTTGAATATTTGGGATTTTCTTGTTGGTGTTGTGATTCCGAGTGAAGACTTAATGgttaaattttgttcttttcacTATGCATGCTTTATGTTTCGTTAGAATCCGGCAAGAAAATCCGACGAGCTCTGTGACCAAACCCAGCCAATCTCAACCACAGTTGTTACTCACAATGGTAGAATCTTGTTCCTTTTCATTTTAGCCTCATTTTTGTGcttaaattacaatttttaatgGAGTTTTAAGTCGAGATCGGAATTGGGATGAATCTCCGCCAAATATTCCGGTGTTCTTCCTCGAGGGGTCCGGTGACCCATGTTTTAAATAGTGGCTGACGTCAGCTTTGCATCATCTCCATCTCGGGCTCTTGGGGCAGCAATTCGTGCCGGGCCTGTCGCTTGGACCCCCTCCGGCATTGAAGCCCACATGGGCTGGACTTGATCGACCCAGCAATTTGGTCCTGTTCTGTTCACGGTCGATCGGGCTAAAGGCCCCCACTGGACTTGCTCTAATGTGGAGAGCAGGAGCTCTTCTAATTCTCTTCGAATGAGGCTGTCCATGGCTTTTCTTTTACTCTCTGCTTGTTTGCGTCTTGTGCTCTAAAAAATGGAGCTATCTTTTTGTTCTGGGTCGTAACCAAAACAAAGCATCTTCACCATTTCTAATTGTCTGCATTTTTTAATGTGAGCCTAAAGGCATAAAGTGCCTTTCAGCTTTTTTTTGTCTGCCACCGAAAGCAATAAATGGGCTCTTGAATTTGGCAACAAATTCAACAATTAGACAAACAAACAGACAAATtcatacatacatgcatacaaAAGATTACTGATGAACAAGGAAGCAGTAGAAAGaattgaggaggaagaggaaggcgGCTCTAGCCTCCAGGCTGCGAATTGAAAGTGAATCAGAAAGAGAAAATTTTAATGCTATCCAAGCTCTTTCCTTTATCTTGTCACGAATCAAATCCCTCGCGGCTTGCCTTTCGACTTCGATTACAGCTTCAAGTTGGGGGGATACAAGTGAACTCGATCAATACCCTCCGGAGAATTGTAGGCCCTTTTTAGCAAAGAATTGTAGGCGTttgggtatttttgtaatttaaacTCCGGAGTGAAAATGCCAATGATGTCATCCCTTAAGTTTTGTCTCttcttgaaatgtttaaaatgtattgtcacaataaaaaattaaaaattaaaagtatcatctatgtgtaatttttcttaaaaataaaaagaggtttattttttttattttttattttctgttggGATGTTATgagaataataaaaacaaaaagaaacaaaaagatgtTTATCTATCCatctaaaaataatataaaaaataaaagtaataaaaaagaGTTAGTGAGGTAATAAATGTCAACAAAGTGGAgtctatttaaattttaaagagaaaacaattgttaaaaaatgaagaatcaggaaaaaaaaaaaaaccctagccaTCTGTCTTGTTCATCTTCTACCTTGGGCACGGCTttggattttaaaaaaaaataaataaataaatacaaagcaacaattgaaaaaaacaaaaaaacacctGGACACCCTGAGGCGCTCATTCACCACCTAGGAACGCTCCGGTGATGCCTTACGCCGCCGACTCCTGGAAAACAGATGCGGCAAACCACCCCCTCGCCTTTGAGGCCGACTAGGAGCGCCCTAGGATAAGTCTTTTAAAACATTAAGGCACAACCAAAACCCTACTCTGTAATTTTTTGAGCCTCTTCCGCCCATGCTCCCACACAAAGCAAGCATGAGGCCATTTGTACGCAATAAGGAAGAGGATGTTCTCCCCATTTCCCTCCCGTCCTACTTGAACAGTTATGATTAAGTCACATCGtcttatattaaattttttgtagagacaataatacaaaaaacaaaatgtgagACAAGGAGAGGAAAAGAAATAGAAATAAGAGGGGAGAAAGCCCTACTCCTACAATAACAACTTCCCCTCCTGCAATCTAGGATTTCTTGCTATCAGTAGTTGAAAAAATTTATCACCTCCATATCGTTGAGAGAAATTTAgattattaagaaaaatattggtaacaatatattacttgaaaaatttatatatttttagtgCCTTACAACgctaaattataaaatttaagaaAGGAGGAAGAGTTTGAACCGAGACGAAGTAGGCTGACCAGAAAGCCCCAACCACCAGAGCaatccgaccaaaattgcacaaagaaagaagagaaaatatacgAGAGAAGATTACCAAACTCATGCAGAATGTGTATTATAGAAATCTAGCTATTAAGGTGA from Pyrus communis chromosome 9, drPyrComm1.1, whole genome shotgun sequence harbors:
- the LOC137746097 gene encoding increased DNA methylation 1-like, translating into MVYGRNVRSQEFGNMYCAILMVNSTVVSAGIIRVFGHEVAELPLVATSNGNHGKGYFQLLFSCIEKLLAFLNVKSIVLPAAEEAESIWTDKFGFTKMKPEQLTTYRRTCYQMVTFKGTSMLHKRVPECRVVST